One Ahaetulla prasina isolate Xishuangbanna chromosome 1, ASM2864084v1, whole genome shotgun sequence DNA window includes the following coding sequences:
- the RIOX1 gene encoding ribosomal oxygenase 1, whose translation MALLSPRVSARAAYHSFFQLGEQNQPKQTPGPPRGVSLSLKRRGVKKRQLKGSAGRNCTVASEAADGEQPGDALPLSGTKEKRKPKRSNISTCKYLASLQSRQKALRRKAERRRADQKSPAAAALPHGEGEPFYSRELSSSCSLLSLLQDLEKVQDSRERAAKLFQWLIAPVSSQEFFDQYWEKSPLLIHRHNPNYYQDLLSTAEFDNILRNHNVQFGVNLDVTSYEDGKRETHNPVGRAVPAVVWDFYRNGCSLRMLNPQAFSVTVWHVLSILQEQFSSMVGANTYLTPAGAQGFAPHYDDIEAFVIQLEGKKHWRVYAPRQPAEMLPRFSSSNFSQMEIGEPILETVLEAGDLLYFPRGFIHQGDCLPEAHSLHLTVSSYQQNSWGDLLEKLLPAALQMAIEEDIEYRQGLPADYLEYMGVINTDADDPRRTVFLQKIRSLVTKLMDYAPIDAAVDQKAKSFFHDCLPPVLTETEKALSVFRHPARWENGNVRNVDVQLEKTTQIRLLRYGIVRLCNEGDATLLYYTTENSRVYHKEEPKYCEIESEYIDGIEFLVSSYPNYICVNALPCGSLNDKIALATFLFEKGLVITKKPLSSDNIKINEL comes from the coding sequence ATGGCGCTGCTGAGCCCACGTGTGTCTGCCCGGGCCGCCTATCATTCTTTCTTCCAGCTCGGCGAACAGAACCAGCCGAAGCAAACCCCCGGCCCACCTCGTGGCGTTTCGCTCTCCCTGAAGCGCCGAGGAGTCAAGAAGCGGCAGTTGAAGGGCTCGGCAGGCAGGAATTGCACTGTCGCATCCGAAGCGGCCGACGGGGAGCAGCCTGGAGATGCTTTGCCTCTTTCGGGTACCAAGGAGAAGCGGAAACCGAAACGGAGCAATATCTCGACTTGCAAATATTTGGCTTCCTTGCAGAGCCGGCAGAAAGCGTTGCGGAGGAAGGCGGAGCGCAGGCGGGCAGACCAAAAATCACCAGCAGCTGCTGCGCTGCCCCATGGAGAAGGGGAGCCTTTCTACTCCCGGGAATTGTCTTCGAGCTgctctctcctgtctctcctcCAAGACCTGGAAAAAGTCCAGGATAGCCGGGAGCGAGCTGCTAAACTGTTCCAGTGGCTCATAGCTCCCGTTTCCTCGCAGGAATTCTTTGATCAGTACTGGGAGAAGTCCCCGCTTCTGATCCACAGGCACAACCCAAATTATTATCAGGATCTCCTCTCGACTGCTGAGTTTGATAACATCCTACGCAACCACAATGTCCAGTTTGGTGTCAACTTGGATGTGACCAGTTATGAGGATGGGAAGAGGGAGACCCATAATCCTGTGGGCAGGGCAGTGCCAGCTGTGGTCTGGGATTTCTATAGGAATGGCTGTTCCCTCAGAATGCTGAACCCTCAGGCCTTTTCGGTTACTGTCTGGCATGTCCTGTCTATCCTACAGGAGCAGTTCAGCAGTATGGTTGGTGCCAACACTTACCTGACTCCTGCTGGAGCTCAGGGCTTTGCCCCACATTATGATGATATTGAGGCGTTTGTGATCCAACTGGAAGGAAAGAAGCATTGGCGGGTTTACGCCCCCAGACAGCCGGCTGAGATGTTGCCTCGTTTTTCAAGTAGCAATTTTAGCCAGATGGAGATTGGGGAACCGATTCTGGAGACTGTCTTAGAAGCTGGGGACCTGCTGTACTTCCCTCGTGGGTTTATACATCAAGGGGATTGTCTCCCAGAGGCTCATTCACTCCACCTTACAGTTTCCTCCTATCAGCAAAACTCCTGGGGAGACTTGCTAGAAAAACTTCTCCCTGCAGCACTGCAGATGGCCATTGAAGAGGACATTGAATATCGCCAAGGCCTCCCTGCGGACTATCTGGAATACATGGGTGTCATAAACACTGATGCTGATGATCCACGCCGAACTGTCTTTCTGCAGAAGATCAGGAGTTTAGTCACAAAACTAATGGATTATGCACCAATTGATGCTGCAGTGGATCAGAAGGCCAAGTCTTTTTTTCATGACTGTCTTCCTCCTGTTCTGACTGAGACTGAAAAAGCATTGAGTGTTTTCAGGCATCCAGCACGGTGGGAGAATGGAAATGTGCGAAATGTTGATGTCCAGCTTGAGAAAACTACACAAATACGTCTACTTCGATATGGCATTGTCAGGTTGTGCAATGAAGGAGATGCTACTTTGCTGTATTATACCACAGAAAACTCAAGAGTGTACCACAAGGAGGAGCCTAAGTATTGTGAAATAGAGTCTGAATACATAGATGGAATTGAATTTTTGGTCTCGTCTTACCCAAATTACATCTGTGTGAATGCCCTTCCTTGTGGCTCTTTGAATGATAAAAttgccttggcaacttttttattTGAGAAGGGGTTGGTGATTACTAAAAAACCTCTTTCATCtgataacataaaaataaatgaattgtaA
- the HEATR4 gene encoding LOW QUALITY PROTEIN: HEAT repeat-containing protein 4 (The sequence of the model RefSeq protein was modified relative to this genomic sequence to represent the inferred CDS: deleted 1 base in 1 codon) has product MEATNLFKSQNVFPSESTLKVDRKNLPSYQAMLSAMKAKMPFMYQRDVSHAAWHYADYQKQCLKNVSKSIHFSKETIKSSALSYKDYDPKGLYDFSTVIRQCKAEDIIPKKPRKPRKLKPSRKLPQLRESEIAHVQETPGNLPLFLEDCIWEAKVESSQADPKLLVPIPPPPPLSPPSSDFPNIQAFPAKPPEKLEDSSKKRQSKFTIWDEPEQEKLGWEESLLTKISKTTAQWIVNNQTSWGGWVQGKLKHFKKQKYDWNSIRYVLPCENDVELLDGILAEETVEGGPIHKHEQKKLETPLAAYYRLPSFHARVVDEDDLLFPNQTADKISTKCLRPATPVKRRERLHSRTGKSSYVTQNIFEQELYFGSAKIIHQKTKKDRIILDNHDEYKKHLEQCYPRPPEVWSFKSPKRPTKKVQKGMIHWKTLPTLIEDFSQVDEMQSPDPTERERDLCTKQEESVSETVRIRKTMLEQWKAAWKFDPHWQTATIEGILVDLADLHVQNRINGLLVCASAVLERPCKVQNASQESGLDAFTKDIEIKDLPEKIQPLLQKTLFDTDAHVRMAAAVCFYAMWKPNPEAQSIMKKALIDGNSADSWAAAQALALEGVSSFQVVKRILSQIFDENDDASEEQACLLLARLSKHTGLVHCLLASELNSYQWIHRALACKTLSRIPGNVTQDLKNKIVQLMWTDWKIEVRQAAAKVLGHLKLGKEVHDQLRENLKRGDCRKKVEALSMIGWLKFMTARLLPGFLQCFSDDFVAVRKEACWAAGALQIKEETVLRCLFKIMQTDPLWKIKALAIRALGQIGEASPYLKNLLLWALHYEEDPGVRREACRSIITLKMQDETVRATLLMRMILEPNEKVKEEVSRAVTNFNFEQEEEQEMIQKIKNEISRLSQKPLVIEKVLKLQEAIEKMWHEAHCIYREKGDIFAYRDIRDIFLNVVKTAFTDQTQTPSRKFSNLWIAILNVLPWLGIPPNPWTQRAFYEALKRHKAERRNVSRNKKQLQKSKKNPRTLKRAKRHHLLSILRHNRLTLSLQKMQQNTVMKLCYAEKFNLMECCKLSLLPFVKVL; this is encoded by the exons ATGGAGGCCACTAATTTGTTCAAGAGCCAAAATGTCTTTCCTTCTGAGTCCACTTTAAAAGTCGACAGAAAGAACTTGCCATCATACCAAGCTATGTTGTCTGCAATGAAGGCAAAAATGCCTTTTATGTATCAGAGAGATGTTAGCCATGCTGCCTGGCATTATGCGGATTATCAGAAACAATGTCTTAAGAATGTATCCAAGAGCATTCATTTTTCCAAAGAAACCATTAAGTCATCAGCTTTATCTTATAAAGATTATGACCCTAAAGGTCTATATGATTTTTCCACTGTTATTCGTCAATGTAAAGCTGAAGATATTATTCCTAAAAAGCCAAGGAAACCAAGAAAACTGAAACCATCGAGAAAATTACCTCAGTTGAGGGAATCAGAAATTGCTCATGTTCAAGAAACCCCTGGGAATCTCCCTCTGTTCTTAGAAGACTGTATCTGGGAAGCCAAAGTAGAAAGTTCCCAAGCAGATCCCAAATTGCTGGTACccattccccctcctcctcctctttctcctccttcttctgacTTTCCAAATATCCAGGCATTCCCAGCCAAACCCCCTGAGAAGTTAGAAGACTCAAGTAAGAAAAGACAGTCCAAATTCACAATCTGGGATGAACCCGAACAAGAAAAACTGGGGTGGGAAGAAAGTCTGTTAACAAAGATAAGCAAAACAACAGCTCAATGGATTGTGAACAATCAAACCTCTTGGGGAGGTTGGGTTCAGGGTAAGCTAAAGCATTTCAAGAAACAAAAGTACGACTGGAACAGCATCAGATATGTACTCCCTTGTGAAAATGATGTGGAATTACTGGATGGTATTCTAGCAGAGGAAACAGTGGAAGGAGGTCCTATTCACAAACATGAACAAAAGAAGCTAGAGACGCCTCTCGCTGCTTACTATAG GTTACCATCTTTTCATGCAAGAGTGGTAGACGAGGATGATCTACTCTTTCCCAATCAAACAGCAGACAAAATATCAACGAAATGTCTCAGACCAGCGACTCCTGTTAAACGTCGTGAACGGCTGCACTCCAGGACTGGGAAAAGTTCATATGTGACTCAGAATATCTTTGAACAAGAACTTTATTTTG GGTCAGCCAAGATTATCCATCAAAAAACCAAGAAGGATCGTATCATTCTGGATAATCATGATGAATATAAGAAACATCTAGAACAATGCTACCCAAGACCTCCAGAAGTCTGGAGCTTCAAATCACCAAAAAGACCAA CTAAAAAAGTACAGAAAGGAATGATCCACTGGAAAACACTTCCCACTCTTATTGAAGATTTTTCCCAAGTGGATGAAATGCAGTCACCTGACCCaactgaaagagaaagagatctgTGCACTAAACAGGAAGAGAGTGTATCTGAAACTGTTCGTATTCGTAAAACGATGTTGGAACAATGGAAAGCTGCCTGGAAATTTG atCCTCATTGGCAGACAGCAACTATAGAAGGGATACTTGTAGACCTTGCTGACCTGCATGTTCAAAATCGGATCAATGGTCTACTTGTCTGTGCCTCTGCTGTGCTTGAGCGTCCCTGTAAAGTCCAAAATGCAAGTCAGGAGTCAG GACTAGATGCTTTCACAAAAGACATAGAAATTAAGGATCTACCGGAAAAAATACAACCCTTGCTGCAAAAAACTCTGTTTGACACGGATGCACATGTACGAATGGCAGCTGCAGTATGCTTCTATGCCATGTGGAaaccaaatccagaagcacagtcTATCATGAAGAAAGCTCTGATAGATg GTAATTCTGCAGACAGCTGGGCAGCAGCTCAAGCTCTAGCACTGGAAGGAGTTAGCAGTTTCCAGGTAGTGAAAAGGATTCTGTCTCAGATTTTTGATGAAAATGACGATGCTTCAGAAGAACAGGCATGTCTTTTGTTAGCACGGCTCAGCAAACACACG GGTTTGGTTCATTGTTTACTGGCATCAGAATTGAACAGCTATCAATGGATACATCGGGCTTTGGCATGTAAAACATTGTCTCGTATTCCAGGGAACGTCACCCAG GACCTCAAGAACAAAATTGTCCAACTGATGTGGACAGATTGGAAAATTGAGGTACGCCAGGCAGCTGCCAAGGTTTTGGGACATTTGAAGCTTGGAAAAGAAGTCCATGACCAGCTGAG AGAGAATCTAAAAAGGGGAGACTGCCGGAAGAAAGTGGAAGCTCTTTCTATGATTGGCTGGCTGAAATTCATGACAGCCAGGCTGCTCCCTGGCTTTCTTCAATGTTTCTCTGATGACTTTGTAGCTGTCCGAAAAGAAGCTTGCTGGGCAGCCGGAGCACTTCAGATTAAAGAAGAGACT GTACTAAGATGCCTTTTTAAGATCATGCAGACTGATCCTTTATGGAAAATCAAAGCTCTTGCCATCAGAG CTTTGGGTCAGATAGGTGAGGCAAGTCCCTACCTAAAAAACCTTCTTCTCTGGGCCCTTCATTATGAAGAAGATCCTGGAGTACGGAGGGAAGCCTGCCGGAGTATCATCACTCTCAAAATGCAGGATGAAACTGTTCGGGCTACTTTACTGATGAGAATGATACTGGAACCAAATGAGAAAGTAAAaga AGAAGTGAGTCGTGCTGTGACAAATTTCAATTTTGAACAAGAGGAAGAGCAAGAAATGATCCAAAAAATCAAGAATGAG ATTTCCAGATTAAGCCAAAAACCCCTAGTGATAGAGAAAGTACTAAAACTTCAAGAAGCAATAGAGAAGATGTGGCATGAAGCGCACTGCATTTATCGGGAAAAAGGAGACATCTTTGCATATAGAGATATTCGTGACATCTTCCTTAATGTTGTTAAAACTGCTTTCACTG ATCAAACACAAACTCCAAGCAGGAAGTTCTCAAACCTTTGGATTGCTATTTTAAATGTATTA